One genomic region from Maridesulfovibrio ferrireducens encodes:
- a CDS encoding PAS domain S-box protein: MSIRIQEQILLDLAMTFGNSLDLKDVLSEGMSVYLRRLGCMSGVVFMEKADSQESIRHEIVSVIPHLGQTYKAINFFADIIMGCSNRKELNEVRLQLPLYKVVDNRHAYLFNLPGFGFIALLKSGEPFEDSLIKSLLPLNTKIANVCLSCISYQRYAELNAELHREVAERKLAVQELGANERRLRVIFEHSPLGMIHFDAEGAIVDCNSQFVHLMGSTREKLLGFNTARDSSPEMGIALTKALSGEPSCYEDYYTSVTGGKRGYLRAVFNPVTPENESSEVIAIVEDFSKRKQIEESLSQSEARLSMILSSIQAGVILIDPQTRIIKDSNVEACRLIGLDREQIIGRVCHDFICAAEKGKCPVLDLGQEVDKSERILVTATGKNLTIQKTVSTVVIDGKEQLLECFVDITSRKKAEEELLQAKEDIEQYVISLENTNKQLIETTASRDELEQEVADRKLAERRLRESTQLYEELVENAASIILRLDQTGRVTFFNEFAEKLFGYSRDEIIGESIIGTIVPEMESSGRNLRKMINSIFDRPEDFTNNENENMLKNGSRIWVNWSNKALYGPDNELIEILCVGSDITERKIAEKTLKLAKQQAEAANKAKSEFLANMSHEIRTPMNSILGVADLLTETELTEEQSRYIALFESAGKSLLSLINEILDLSKVETGRMELESLFFDLTDAVKEVDSIIAIAAKSKGLEFSCTMEPDSPKFILGDQIRLKQILLNIMGNAVKFTEHGSVSINVSSIPARENSRLFRFSISDTGIGVPQEKLHTIFDSFAQADSSTTRKYGGTGLGLAIAKRLAELMDGEILVESEVGKGTTFHFVAPFETCYDIDQEVCFKDEKFHFASSGVGKKRVLVVEDSESNRMLIDFYLEQSEHEVVLVENGLEGLNAYKKDDFDIVFMDIQMPVMDGIAATKAIRDYEKEHLFDPKPIIALTANAFKEDRQRCFNAGCSSFLAKPIKKNDLLMIIDSF; this comes from the coding sequence ATGAGCATACGTATTCAGGAGCAGATCCTTTTGGATTTGGCAATGACCTTCGGCAACAGTTTGGATTTGAAAGATGTTCTTTCAGAAGGAATGTCTGTTTATCTGCGTCGCCTCGGATGTATGTCCGGGGTTGTTTTTATGGAGAAGGCAGATAGTCAGGAATCAATCCGGCATGAAATTGTTTCAGTTATTCCTCATTTAGGGCAGACCTATAAAGCGATAAATTTTTTTGCTGATATAATAATGGGGTGTTCGAATCGTAAAGAGTTAAACGAGGTTCGCTTACAACTTCCTTTGTATAAAGTTGTTGATAATCGCCATGCGTACCTTTTTAATTTACCCGGATTCGGTTTTATAGCCCTGCTTAAAAGTGGTGAACCTTTTGAAGATTCGTTGATAAAGTCTTTGTTACCTTTAAATACGAAGATAGCGAATGTCTGTCTTTCATGTATCAGTTACCAACGTTATGCCGAACTTAATGCTGAGCTGCATCGAGAAGTCGCCGAACGCAAGCTGGCTGTGCAGGAGCTTGGGGCAAATGAGCGTCGTCTCCGGGTTATTTTTGAGCATTCTCCTCTTGGTATGATTCATTTTGATGCAGAGGGAGCAATTGTTGATTGCAATAGTCAGTTTGTCCATCTCATGGGATCAACCAGAGAAAAATTATTAGGATTTAATACTGCGCGTGACAGTTCTCCAGAGATGGGAATTGCTCTGACTAAAGCTTTGTCAGGTGAGCCTTCATGTTATGAAGATTATTATACTTCTGTTACAGGTGGCAAGCGAGGCTATCTGAGAGCTGTCTTCAATCCCGTTACTCCCGAAAATGAGTCGTCAGAAGTAATCGCAATCGTGGAAGATTTTTCAAAGCGCAAGCAGATTGAAGAATCATTGTCACAAAGTGAAGCCCGGCTGAGCATGATACTTTCTTCTATTCAGGCCGGAGTGATACTTATTGATCCGCAAACCCGCATTATAAAAGATTCTAATGTGGAGGCTTGTAGATTAATCGGGCTGGATCGTGAACAGATTATAGGTCGAGTCTGTCATGATTTTATTTGTGCTGCGGAAAAAGGAAAGTGCCCTGTGCTTGATTTGGGCCAAGAGGTGGATAAGTCAGAGCGCATTCTTGTTACAGCAACAGGCAAAAATCTAACTATTCAAAAAACAGTCAGTACTGTCGTTATTGACGGTAAAGAGCAACTTCTTGAATGTTTTGTGGATATTACTTCTCGCAAAAAAGCCGAGGAAGAACTTCTGCAAGCGAAAGAAGATATTGAACAATACGTTATAAGTCTGGAAAACACGAATAAACAGCTTATCGAAACAACGGCTTCACGTGACGAGTTAGAACAAGAAGTTGCGGATCGTAAACTTGCTGAAAGGCGACTCAGAGAAAGTACTCAACTTTATGAGGAGTTGGTAGAAAATGCTGCCAGCATTATCTTACGTCTGGATCAAACTGGTCGCGTAACCTTTTTCAATGAATTCGCAGAAAAACTGTTTGGCTATTCGCGCGATGAAATTATAGGTGAAAGCATTATTGGAACTATAGTTCCTGAGATGGAGAGTTCCGGGCGTAATCTGCGAAAGATGATTAATAGTATTTTTGATAGGCCCGAAGATTTTACGAACAATGAAAACGAAAATATGCTTAAGAATGGCAGTCGTATTTGGGTGAATTGGTCCAATAAAGCTTTATACGGTCCCGATAACGAGTTGATTGAGATATTGTGTGTCGGCTCTGATATAACTGAGCGTAAGATAGCTGAGAAAACTTTAAAGCTGGCTAAACAACAGGCAGAGGCTGCAAATAAAGCTAAGTCTGAATTTTTAGCTAATATGAGTCATGAAATACGCACTCCGATGAATTCCATCCTCGGGGTAGCGGATTTGCTTACTGAAACAGAATTGACCGAAGAGCAAAGCCGCTACATAGCCCTTTTTGAATCTGCTGGAAAAAGTTTGTTGTCCCTGATTAATGAGATTCTTGATTTGTCAAAAGTAGAAACAGGACGGATGGAACTGGAGTCTTTATTCTTTGATTTGACGGATGCAGTAAAGGAAGTTGACTCAATCATTGCAATTGCTGCCAAAAGTAAAGGACTTGAATTTTCCTGTACAATGGAACCGGATTCTCCCAAATTTATTTTAGGTGATCAAATCCGCTTGAAGCAGATTTTACTGAACATAATGGGTAATGCAGTAAAATTTACTGAGCATGGTTCTGTCTCTATTAATGTATCGTCCATTCCAGCAAGAGAGAATAGCAGACTTTTTAGATTTAGTATTTCGGACACAGGAATAGGGGTGCCACAAGAAAAATTACATACTATTTTTGATAGCTTTGCTCAGGCCGATTCTTCTACTACACGTAAATATGGCGGAACAGGATTAGGTCTTGCCATTGCCAAGCGGCTGGCCGAGTTGATGGATGGTGAAATTTTAGTAGAATCAGAAGTCGGCAAAGGTACAACGTTTCATTTTGTTGCCCCGTTTGAGACCTGCTACGACATAGACCAAGAAGTTTGTTTTAAAGATGAAAAGTTTCATTTTGCTAGTTCTGGTGTCGGTAAAAAACGAGTCCTTGTCGTGGAAGACTCAGAAAGTAATCGTATGCTTATTGATTTCTACCTTGAACAGTCTGAGCATGAAGTTGTTCTGGTAGAAAACGGGCTGGAAGGATTAAATGCCTATAAAAAAGATGATTTTGATATAGTGTTTATGGATATTCAAATGCCGGTTATGGATGGCATTGCTGCAACTAAGGCGATTAGAGATTACGAAAAAGAGCATTTATTCGATCCAAAGCCAATTATAGCTCTTACAGCTAATGCTTTTAAAGAAGACAGACAACGTTGCTTTAATGCCGGATGCAGTAGTTTTTTAGCAAAACCTATTAAGAAAAATGATCTTTTGATGATAATTGATAGCTTTTAA
- a CDS encoding cytochrome c3 family protein, with protein sequence MNNRYTPLTLIVVVLSLAAVAGFLFTPSVKENPVRVVMDNSGGRVIFTHLNHADEYGYECADCHHDDIGQELPIACGSCHPAAFDEEFKAQHQKNFPSKEACLRCHDDIPTGPLAEEDKPDTESIPLRADAFHGQCMSCHESDGGPYGEDSCYKCHAR encoded by the coding sequence TTGAACAACAGATATACCCCACTAACTTTAATTGTTGTTGTTTTATCTCTTGCGGCTGTAGCGGGTTTTCTTTTCACTCCCTCTGTAAAGGAGAATCCAGTTCGCGTTGTCATGGATAACAGCGGCGGAAGAGTGATATTTACCCATTTAAATCATGCTGACGAGTATGGGTATGAGTGTGCAGATTGTCATCACGACGACATTGGTCAGGAATTGCCCATAGCTTGCGGGTCCTGTCATCCTGCGGCTTTTGATGAAGAGTTCAAAGCACAGCATCAAAAGAATTTCCCCAGTAAAGAAGCATGTCTGCGTTGCCATGATGATATTCCTACAGGTCCTTTGGCAGAAGAGGATAAACCTGACACTGAGAGTATTCCTTTAAGAGCGGATGCTTTCCACGGGCAATGTATGAGTTGCCATGAGTCAGACGGTGGGCCTTATGGTGAAGATTCCTGCTACAAATGCCACGCGAGGTAG